In Nasonia vitripennis strain AsymCx chromosome 2, Nvit_psr_1.1, whole genome shotgun sequence, a genomic segment contains:
- the LOC116416084 gene encoding uncharacterized protein LOC116416084, which produces MDEILSIQSPVSFDESLAHYELHAHQPYTVSSYNNSDEIRIAIQHQDLSLLPSRSSLHICGKLTKPNGTALARTKLVNNAICHMFEEIRYEMNAVEIDRCKNVGLTTVMKGWISHNPSQSLIMENAGWLDIAETKSLTNASGYFDVNIPLSMIFGFAEDYRKIVVNVKHELVLTRSRNDLNAIIQTATLADGVATFEEYKLELTKIEWLMPYVVASNTNKIRLLNYIEKNRPISMSFRSWELYEYPILPTSTKNVWTVKTSNQLEKPRFVILGFQTNRKNQQAQNASQFDHCDISNVKLFLNSQYYPYGNLNLDINRYQYAVLYDMFANFQSLYYDKVSEPVVNKNDFISRLPLIVIDCSKQNESLKNAPVDVRLEFESRDNFPAGTSAYCLILHDRIVQYNPVSGDIKILI; this is translated from the coding sequence ATGGACGAGATTCTAAGCATACAGTCACCAGTAAGCTTTGATGAGTCATTGGCACACTATGAGCTGCACGCTCATCAACCCTACACGGTTTCATCGTACAACAACAGCGACGAGATTCGCATCGCCATTCAACATCAAGATTTGAGCCTTTTACCGTCTCGTAGTTCGCTGCACATTTGCGGTAAATTAACGAAACCAAATGGTACTGCTCTAGCACGTACTAAGCTTGTAAACAATGCTATCTGCCACATGTTCGAAGAGATCAGATATGAAATGAATGCTGTAGAAATCGACAGGTGTAAAAACGTCGGTTTGACCACAGTCATGAAAGGCTGGATTTCACACAATCCCAGTCAAAGTTTAATAATGGAAAACGCAGGTTGGTTAGACATTGCAGAGACTAAATCACTGACCAATGCCTCCGGCTACTTCGACGTCAACATACCGCTGAGTATGATATTCGGGTTTGCCGAAGATTACAGAAAGATCGTAGTCAACGTGAAACACGAGCTCGTACTAACGAGGTCTCGAAACGATTTGAATGCAATTATTCAGACAGCAACCCTTGCGGATGGTGTCGCTACCTTCGAGGAATATAAATTAGAATTGACAAAAATTGAATGGCTCATGCCATACGTCGTAGCATCCAACACTAATAAAATTCGACTTCTAAATTACATAGAAAAGAACCGTCCGATTAGTATGAGTTTCCGCAGTTGGGAGCTATACGAGTACCCGATTCTTCCAACCTCGACTAAAAACGTGTGGACTGTCAAGACTTCCAATCAGTTGGAAAAACCACGCTTCGTGATTTTAGGATTCCAAACTAATCGTAAGAATCAGCAAGCTCAGAATGCCAGTCAATTCGACCATTGCGATATAAGCAACGTCAAGCTTTTCCTTAACTCGCAGTACTATCCATACGGCAACTTAAATTTGGACATCAACCGTTATCAATATGCCGTATTGTACGATATGTTTGCGAATTTCCAGAGCCTCTACTACGACAAAGTTTCAGAGCCTGTCGTAAATAAGAACGATTTTATTTCACGCTTACCACTCATAGTAATCGACTGTTCGAAGCAGAACGAGTCATTGAAAAATGCTCCAGTTGACGTTCGTCTTGAATTCGAATCTCGAGACAACTTCCCAGCTGGAACCTCAGCTTATTGCTTGATCTTACACGATCGCATAGTTCAGTATAACCCTGTCAGCGGTGACATCAAGATACTCATATAA